A single window of Psychrobacter raelei DNA harbors:
- a CDS encoding AMP-binding protein: protein MNKFWTEFYPEGVAKELPPLNQSLNDFFDDTLTKFAKNKFMTNMSVSYTYAEVDQMSKNIAAWIQTLGLAQGSTVGIMMPNVNQYLPIVIGALRAGMVLTLINPLYTSRELKHQLIDADAKIIFILEPFAHGLDSIIDKTPVETVVVSAIGDMLGTAKGALINLAAKHLKKAVPNYDLSSCSKCQEVSFKAVLKQGKKLKYTRCDSKPDDLALIQYTGGTTGTAKGILITHHNVVYGTKQYDEWFKPLNYDANKDGQLTSVIALPLYHIFAFIISLLGFRTGQHFLLVTNPRDIDAFVKLLKKEPFHLLPAVNTLFQALLNHPEFKSVDFSNLKLSLAGGMAATPEMARKWLDTTGVPIHEGWGMSETLGVGTANPLTNKEFTGTIGMPVPGVDIKIFDDEENVLGVGEEGEIGIKGMNVIKGYHNLDNSKFFTKDGYLKTGDVGAIDDKGYVKLFDRKKDMLIVSGFNVYPNEIEGVVEMHPKVRECSVVGVEDELQGQSVKLFVVSDHSSLTKKELFEFCKKNLAAYKCPRHIEFIDELPKSTVGKILRHKLRAKSNR, encoded by the coding sequence ATGAATAAGTTTTGGACTGAGTTTTATCCAGAAGGTGTCGCCAAGGAGCTGCCCCCTCTCAACCAATCATTGAATGACTTCTTCGATGACACCTTAACAAAATTTGCCAAAAATAAGTTTATGACCAATATGAGCGTGTCATATACCTATGCCGAAGTCGATCAGATGTCTAAAAACATCGCTGCATGGATTCAGACTCTAGGATTGGCACAAGGCTCAACGGTTGGGATTATGATGCCTAACGTTAATCAGTACTTGCCTATAGTTATTGGCGCTTTACGCGCAGGTATGGTTCTAACTTTAATCAACCCTCTGTACACCTCACGAGAGCTAAAACATCAATTGATTGATGCCGATGCCAAAATTATTTTTATTCTAGAGCCGTTCGCCCATGGCCTAGACTCTATTATTGATAAGACCCCTGTTGAAACTGTCGTTGTCAGCGCCATTGGTGACATGTTAGGCACAGCAAAAGGCGCTTTGATTAACCTAGCCGCCAAACACCTCAAAAAAGCAGTGCCTAACTATGATCTATCAAGCTGCTCAAAGTGCCAAGAAGTTAGCTTTAAAGCGGTGTTAAAACAAGGCAAAAAGCTCAAATACACCCGTTGTGATAGCAAGCCTGATGACTTAGCTTTAATTCAATATACCGGCGGCACCACAGGCACGGCCAAAGGAATATTGATCACTCATCATAATGTGGTCTATGGCACCAAGCAGTATGATGAATGGTTTAAGCCGTTAAATTATGACGCCAATAAAGACGGTCAGTTAACCTCAGTTATTGCCCTTCCGCTGTATCATATCTTTGCTTTTATTATCTCTTTACTCGGGTTTCGTACCGGACAACACTTCTTACTTGTCACCAATCCGCGTGACATTGACGCCTTTGTCAAATTGCTAAAAAAAGAACCATTTCATCTACTGCCAGCAGTGAACACCTTATTCCAAGCACTGTTAAATCATCCTGAATTTAAATCCGTTGATTTTTCAAACTTAAAACTGTCTTTGGCAGGTGGTATGGCGGCGACACCTGAAATGGCACGCAAATGGCTAGATACTACTGGCGTCCCCATTCATGAAGGATGGGGGATGTCAGAGACCCTCGGCGTGGGTACTGCCAATCCTTTAACCAATAAAGAATTTACCGGTACGATTGGTATGCCTGTCCCAGGCGTTGATATTAAGATATTTGATGATGAAGAAAATGTACTGGGTGTGGGCGAAGAAGGGGAGATTGGCATTAAAGGCATGAATGTCATTAAAGGCTATCACAACCTAGATAACAGTAAGTTTTTTACCAAAGATGGCTATCTGAAAACAGGCGATGTGGGCGCTATCGATGACAAAGGCTACGTTAAGCTCTTTGATAGAAAAAAAGACATGCTCATTGTCAGCGGCTTTAATGTCTATCCTAATGAAATTGAAGGTGTTGTGGAGATGCATCCTAAAGTTAGAGAATGCTCAGTGGTGGGTGTGGAGGATGAACTACAAGGCCAATCTGTAAAATTATTTGTGGTATCTGACCACTCAAGCTTAACCAAAAAAGAGCTCTTTGAATTTTGTAAAAAGAACCTAGCCGCTTATAAGTGTCCTCGTCATATTGAGTTTATCGATGAGCTGCCTAAGTCTACAGTAGGTAAAATCTTAAGGCATAAGCTTCGTGCGAAGAGTAATCGTTAG
- a CDS encoding CaiB/BaiF CoA-transferase family protein: MSSRRLDQMADCLQGVKVVDLTRNLPGPFATRLLADLGAQIVKIEPLNGDPARAFGELFTALNHGKDTQKVDFRDAAGIEAIKAHIKDADVMLDSFRPGVLEAIGLSAETLQALNPKLVMVSITGYGYGYGYADADAVTHGWRHKAGHDINFMAMSGVLDQLKTADGGQAMPNVQFADLAGGSDTAVIALLAALIAAKATGKGRHINISMTHSLYQHMVMPKATGKLIEQMTGKKPAPQYDFLGGLLPCYRLYKTSDERYMAVGSLELKFWQGLCDVLGLADLKNTHWQRGVLPNMPDSRAAMKTVADKFASQPLSHWQQVFADTDVCVSPVLTLAEAQQHPLFAHQDQYGATAGWQVVR, translated from the coding sequence ATGAGTAGCCGACGTTTAGATCAAATGGCGGATTGCCTTCAAGGCGTCAAGGTAGTGGACTTAACCCGTAATTTGCCTGGTCCATTTGCAACCAGATTACTTGCAGATTTGGGTGCCCAGATTGTCAAGATTGAGCCGCTAAATGGGGACCCAGCCCGTGCGTTTGGTGAGCTATTTACCGCCCTAAACCACGGCAAAGACACTCAAAAAGTGGACTTTCGTGATGCAGCAGGTATTGAGGCCATCAAAGCGCACATAAAAGATGCGGATGTCATGCTAGATAGCTTCCGTCCTGGGGTATTAGAAGCCATCGGGTTAAGTGCAGAGACTTTACAAGCGCTTAATCCAAAACTTGTCATGGTATCTATTACTGGCTATGGCTATGGCTATGGCTATGCCGATGCTGACGCGGTGACTCATGGTTGGCGCCACAAAGCGGGTCATGACATCAACTTTATGGCGATGAGTGGCGTGCTCGATCAATTAAAGACAGCCGATGGCGGGCAGGCGATGCCCAATGTCCAGTTTGCAGATTTGGCAGGCGGCAGTGATACCGCCGTCATTGCTTTATTAGCGGCGCTGATTGCTGCTAAGGCCACGGGCAAGGGTCGACATATTAACATCAGTATGACTCACAGCTTATACCAGCATATGGTCATGCCAAAGGCGACGGGTAAGCTTATCGAGCAGATGACCGGCAAAAAACCTGCCCCCCAGTATGATTTTTTGGGAGGTCTATTGCCTTGCTACCGCCTGTACAAGACATCAGATGAGCGCTATATGGCTGTAGGCTCGCTTGAATTAAAGTTCTGGCAGGGGCTTTGTGACGTACTGGGATTGGCCGATTTAAAAAATACGCATTGGCAACGTGGGGTGTTACCAAACATGCCAGATAGTCGTGCTGCGATGAAGACAGTGGCCGACAAATTTGCCAGCCAGCCACTATCGCATTGGCAACAAGTCTTTGCTGACACTGATGTCTGTGTGAGCCCTGTGCTGACGCTTGCAGAAGCACAACAGCATCCGTTATTTGCTCATCAAGATCAGTATGGGGCGACGGCGGGCTGGCAGGTGGTGCGTTAA
- a CDS encoding 3-hydroxyacyl-CoA dehydrogenase NAD-binding domain-containing protein, translating to MSTNSVNIINALNNFSAEADNGIITVTIDQSDRKMNVIGDGFNEAFATLTDAFINDTEAKGLILTSGKSTFVVGADIDQLAKIENAEQAFELVEDLKTSLRKLETAGKPVVAAMTGTALGGGLELALACHYRIAIDSPKTKLGLPEVKLGLLPGGGGTQRLPRLIGIQKALELMTQGKELRPQQAVELGVIHDTAKDNEALISKAKAWINSNPKACQPWDERGFKIPGGDSKHPKVVQVFSIAPAMANQKSHGNYPAITHILSSVFEGCLTDIDNGLKIESRYFVACALSDVSKNMINTLWTQLNSIKKGQSRPAGFERSKVSKVGILGAGMMGAGIAYVSAKAGIDVVLLDTSIEAAEKGKDYSSKLLDKAISRGRSTEQKKQALLDKINTTTAYDDLEDCDLIIEAVFEDIDIKAACTRNTEAVIAETAIYASNTSTLPITELAKASKRPNQFIGLHFFSPVDKMPLVEIIVGEETDDATLAKGFDYVGQIAKTPIVVNDSRGFYTSRVFGTYVSEGIAMLSEGIHPRSIEVAGMKSGMPMPPLALQDEVSLSLSLHVMQQTKRALQAEGKPFNAHPAMPVVEKMVKELGREGKKVGKGFYDYPKDSEKRLWPELTKLYPTQDKQPSQQDLVDRLLYIQANESAKCFEENVVRTVADANVGSIFGWGFAPNQGGTLQFINSVGVKNFVERSRTLAAAYGERFEPANILVQMAEKGQEFSDE from the coding sequence ATGAGCACAAACAGCGTAAACATCATTAATGCATTAAATAACTTCTCTGCAGAAGCAGACAACGGCATCATCACAGTTACCATCGATCAAAGCGATCGTAAAATGAACGTGATTGGCGATGGCTTTAACGAGGCATTTGCCACTTTGACCGATGCATTTATCAACGATACAGAGGCAAAAGGCCTCATCTTAACCTCAGGCAAATCAACTTTTGTGGTGGGTGCTGATATTGATCAGTTGGCCAAGATTGAAAACGCAGAACAAGCGTTTGAGTTGGTAGAAGATCTAAAAACCAGCCTGCGTAAGCTTGAAACTGCCGGAAAACCAGTAGTGGCCGCTATGACCGGTACGGCTTTGGGTGGCGGTTTAGAATTAGCCTTGGCTTGTCATTATCGTATTGCTATTGATTCACCAAAGACCAAGCTGGGTCTACCTGAAGTGAAGCTGGGTCTATTGCCAGGCGGTGGCGGTACTCAGCGCCTGCCTCGTCTTATTGGCATCCAAAAAGCACTTGAGCTAATGACTCAAGGCAAAGAGCTTCGCCCTCAACAAGCGGTAGAGCTCGGTGTTATCCATGATACGGCCAAAGACAACGAGGCGCTTATCAGCAAAGCCAAAGCCTGGATCAATAGCAACCCTAAAGCCTGCCAGCCTTGGGATGAAAGAGGTTTTAAAATCCCAGGAGGAGACAGCAAGCATCCTAAAGTGGTTCAGGTCTTCTCAATTGCCCCAGCCATGGCCAATCAAAAATCACATGGCAATTATCCTGCCATTACGCACATTTTATCTAGTGTGTTCGAGGGCTGTTTAACCGACATCGATAATGGTCTTAAAATTGAGTCGCGTTATTTTGTGGCTTGTGCTTTATCTGATGTGTCTAAAAACATGATCAACACCCTTTGGACACAGCTAAACAGCATCAAAAAAGGTCAGTCACGCCCTGCAGGGTTTGAGCGCTCTAAAGTGAGCAAAGTAGGTATCCTTGGTGCAGGTATGATGGGCGCAGGTATTGCTTATGTTTCTGCCAAAGCAGGCATAGATGTTGTGCTGTTAGATACCTCTATTGAAGCCGCTGAAAAAGGCAAAGACTACTCTAGCAAGCTGTTAGACAAGGCGATTAGCCGTGGTCGTTCCACGGAGCAGAAGAAACAGGCTTTATTAGATAAAATTAACACCACTACCGCTTATGATGACTTAGAAGACTGTGACTTGATTATTGAAGCGGTGTTTGAGGACATCGATATTAAAGCGGCGTGTACTCGCAATACTGAAGCGGTTATTGCAGAAACTGCCATTTATGCCTCTAACACATCGACATTACCCATCACCGAACTGGCTAAGGCCAGCAAACGTCCCAACCAATTTATCGGATTACATTTCTTCTCTCCGGTAGATAAGATGCCTTTGGTTGAAATTATTGTGGGTGAAGAAACAGATGATGCCACTTTAGCCAAAGGCTTTGATTATGTGGGTCAAATTGCGAAGACACCGATCGTGGTTAATGACAGTCGCGGCTTTTACACCTCCCGCGTATTTGGCACTTATGTCTCAGAAGGTATTGCGATGCTCAGTGAAGGCATCCATCCCCGTAGTATCGAAGTGGCTGGCATGAAGTCTGGTATGCCAATGCCGCCATTAGCCCTACAAGATGAGGTATCGTTAAGCTTATCTCTTCACGTGATGCAGCAGACCAAGCGTGCTTTACAAGCCGAAGGTAAACCCTTTAATGCGCATCCGGCCATGCCAGTTGTTGAGAAGATGGTAAAAGAGCTGGGCCGTGAAGGCAAGAAGGTAGGCAAAGGCTTTTATGACTATCCTAAAGACAGTGAAAAACGTTTATGGCCTGAGCTAACCAAGCTTTATCCCACCCAAGATAAGCAGCCCTCACAGCAAGACTTGGTGGACCGCCTACTTTATATCCAAGCCAATGAAAGCGCCAAATGCTTTGAGGAGAATGTGGTACGGACGGTTGCAGATGCGAATGTCGGATCAATCTTCGGTTGGGGTTTTGCGCCAAATCAAGGTGGCACCTTACAATTTATCAACTCTGTAGGTGTCAAAAACTTCGTTGAGCGTAGTCGCACGCTTGCTGCCGCCTACGGTGAACGCTTTGAACCTGCTAACATTTTAGTACAAATGGCTGAAAAGGGGCAGGAGTTTAGTGATGAGTAG
- a CDS encoding acetyl-CoA C-acetyltransferase — MTEVAYIYDAIRTPRGKGKKDGSLHQASPIWLVRTLLKQMQQRHNLDTSLVDDIVLGCVTPVGEQGSDIARIAAIDAEWHQSVAGLTLSRFCASGLESINLAATKVMSGMEDLVVAGGVESMSRVPMGSDGGAWYMDPRVNVATQFAPQGVGADAIATLRGFSREDVDAFATESHRRAAAAWEQGYYDKSVVPVTDINGLLLLDKDETIRPNTSVETLAKLNPSFAMPGKMGFDSVILDKYTTIEDINHVHHAGNSSGIVDGAALCLVGSKAAGEKAGLRPRAKITMASVIGSEPTIMLTGPTPACQKALDKAGMSAADIDLWEINEAFAAVPMNTAADFGVSLDKVNVNGGAIAMGHPLGATGAMLLTTVLDELERRDLKTAMITLCVGGGMGIATIIERV; from the coding sequence ATGACTGAAGTTGCTTATATTTATGACGCCATCCGCACACCTCGTGGCAAGGGTAAGAAAGATGGCTCGTTACATCAAGCCTCTCCAATTTGGCTGGTTCGCACACTATTAAAACAGATGCAGCAGCGCCACAACTTAGATACCAGTTTGGTTGACGATATCGTGTTAGGCTGTGTCACCCCAGTCGGTGAGCAGGGTTCTGACATTGCTCGTATTGCAGCGATTGATGCCGAGTGGCATCAAAGCGTGGCTGGGTTAACTCTGTCACGTTTTTGTGCCTCTGGTCTGGAGTCAATTAATTTAGCCGCCACCAAAGTTATGTCTGGTATGGAAGATTTGGTGGTTGCCGGCGGTGTTGAGTCTATGAGCCGTGTGCCTATGGGCTCAGATGGCGGTGCTTGGTATATGGATCCTCGTGTCAACGTTGCGACTCAGTTCGCGCCACAAGGCGTTGGTGCTGATGCCATTGCAACTTTGCGTGGGTTTAGTCGTGAAGATGTCGATGCCTTTGCCACAGAGTCGCACAGAAGAGCGGCTGCCGCTTGGGAGCAGGGCTACTATGATAAATCCGTGGTGCCGGTAACCGACATTAATGGTCTTTTATTATTAGATAAAGATGAAACCATTCGTCCTAATACTTCTGTAGAAACCTTGGCAAAATTAAATCCCTCATTTGCTATGCCTGGCAAGATGGGCTTTGATAGCGTTATTCTTGATAAATACACCACAATTGAGGATATCAATCACGTTCACCATGCGGGCAACTCATCAGGTATCGTTGATGGGGCTGCCTTGTGTCTAGTCGGTAGTAAAGCGGCTGGCGAGAAAGCCGGTCTGAGGCCACGCGCTAAGATTACTATGGCCTCTGTTATCGGTTCAGAGCCTACCATCATGTTAACCGGCCCAACTCCAGCCTGTCAAAAAGCTTTGGATAAGGCGGGCATGAGTGCTGCTGATATCGACCTTTGGGAAATCAACGAAGCCTTTGCTGCGGTCCCGATGAATACTGCTGCAGACTTTGGTGTTTCGCTAGATAAAGTCAACGTTAATGGCGGCGCTATCGCCATGGGTCATCCATTAGGGGCAACAGGCGCCATGCTTTTGACTACTGTCTTGGACGAGCTAGAGCGCCGTGACCTAAAGACGGCTATGATCACGCTCTGTGTGGGTGGTGGCATGGGTATTGCGACTATTATTGAGCGTGTTTAA
- a CDS encoding acyl-CoA dehydrogenase family protein, whose translation MSIDAFKSNWMTEEHEMVYESALKLFKSWEDKDEQWRENGKIDRDAWLEAGEMGFLCASMPEEYGGGGGDFGHEAAILLAQAQANQSGFGGMVHSGIVAPYILKHGTQEQKKAWIPKLATGEYVGAIAMTEPTTGSDLQAIKTYAVKEGDDYIINGSKTFITNGQHANLIVLACKTDREKGAQGVSLIVVETDGLEGFERGRNLKKTGLSAQDTSELFFSNVRVPQKNLLGSIEGLGFIQMMQELPQERLIIALSGCGAIKLALELTLDYVKQREAFGRPIWKFQNTRFKLAEVQADYLAVRALCDSAVEAMIEGKLTAPQASLIKYWVTEKQCKVIDECLQLFGGYGYMSEYPIARMYADARVQKIYGGTNEIMKELASRFM comes from the coding sequence ATGAGTATTGATGCTTTTAAAAGTAATTGGATGACTGAAGAACATGAAATGGTATATGAAAGCGCCTTAAAGTTGTTCAAAAGCTGGGAAGATAAAGATGAGCAGTGGCGCGAGAACGGTAAAATTGATCGTGATGCATGGCTTGAGGCCGGTGAAATGGGCTTTTTATGTGCCTCAATGCCTGAAGAGTACGGCGGCGGCGGCGGTGATTTTGGCCATGAAGCCGCTATTTTGCTAGCTCAGGCTCAAGCCAATCAATCTGGATTTGGAGGGATGGTTCACTCAGGTATCGTTGCCCCTTATATCCTCAAACATGGCACTCAAGAGCAAAAAAAGGCTTGGATTCCAAAATTGGCAACTGGCGAATATGTGGGCGCCATTGCGATGACCGAGCCGACAACAGGCTCAGACTTACAAGCAATTAAAACTTATGCCGTAAAAGAGGGCGATGACTATATTATTAATGGCTCAAAAACCTTTATCACTAACGGTCAACATGCCAACCTGATTGTATTGGCGTGTAAGACAGACCGTGAGAAGGGCGCACAAGGTGTCTCATTAATCGTTGTTGAAACCGATGGTTTAGAAGGCTTTGAGCGTGGCCGTAATCTTAAAAAAACCGGTTTGTCCGCTCAAGACACCTCAGAGCTGTTCTTTAGCAATGTCCGCGTGCCACAAAAGAACTTATTAGGTAGCATCGAAGGCCTTGGCTTTATCCAAATGATGCAAGAGCTGCCACAAGAGCGCCTTATTATAGCCTTAAGCGGTTGCGGTGCTATCAAACTGGCGTTAGAGCTCACCCTTGACTATGTCAAACAGCGTGAAGCATTCGGTCGTCCCATTTGGAAATTCCAAAACACTCGCTTTAAACTAGCCGAAGTACAAGCTGACTATTTAGCCGTACGTGCTCTGTGCGACTCTGCTGTGGAGGCCATGATAGAGGGCAAGCTTACGGCACCACAAGCGTCATTAATCAAATACTGGGTCACTGAAAAACAGTGTAAAGTAATCGATGAATGCTTACAGTTATTCGGTGGTTATGGTTATATGAGCGAGTACCCCATTGCCCGTATGTATGCTGATGCGCGCGTACAAAAAATCTACGGCGGTACTAACGAAATCATGAAAGAGCTTGCCTCACGCTTCATGTAA
- a CDS encoding TetR/AcrR family transcriptional regulator, with the protein MNQSLGKASQKNERLNDKALAPLSKIRPATLDNIEKAVHQLFAGDNAQEVTMIQIAKAANVSLQTLYKYFGDKQTVFHTIMDRVLGRLAIRMMDHLQGIDSVEDRIRKTLWVVFDFVDTHPDAVMVLTSISATDIRKISIYENEELIKAFTSVLLDGQKRGVLNDSVPLYVLFDVFMGFVMRIGMMQVVRKANTPLTDSFDDLFNILWRAISKPQ; encoded by the coding sequence GTGAACCAGAGTTTAGGAAAGGCAAGCCAAAAAAATGAGAGGCTCAATGACAAAGCACTTGCCCCTTTATCCAAGATACGCCCTGCCACATTGGATAACATTGAAAAAGCAGTACATCAGTTGTTTGCCGGTGATAATGCGCAAGAGGTCACCATGATCCAAATTGCCAAGGCGGCCAACGTCTCATTGCAAACTTTATATAAGTACTTTGGGGATAAGCAGACCGTGTTCCATACTATTATGGATAGAGTACTCGGCCGGCTCGCTATACGCATGATGGATCATTTGCAAGGTATTGATAGTGTGGAGGATAGAATTAGAAAAACACTTTGGGTGGTTTTTGACTTTGTGGATACCCACCCTGATGCCGTCATGGTACTTACTTCGATATCTGCCACGGACATTCGTAAAATATCTATCTATGAAAATGAAGAGCTGATTAAGGCATTTACCAGTGTCTTGCTAGATGGACAAAAACGTGGTGTGTTAAATGACAGCGTGCCTTTATATGTGTTATTCGATGTGTTTATGGGGTTTGTGATGCGTATTGGTATGATGCAAGTGGTTCGCAAAGCCAATACGCCGCTTACGGACAGTTTTGATGATTTGTTCAATATTTTGTGGCGTGCCATCTCTAAACCGCAATAG
- a CDS encoding tyrosine-type recombinase/integrase, which yields MVIHNRRDINRLECRDKDYLVAVAGVPELSVRIYPNGKKEFYLRYTHPHQPNKRPRMTLGSVEDISLHEARTKAESILDMVRNGTDPKAIRQQKQVNKYAHLKNATFAEIAAAWRDNKINSRRQRKSGKRAFSESTLKFWDLCLGYMCAEIGNLRMYDITSETILNVCESIQNNDNEAAFVGASTRLYTEKVFSFAVARGLCDTNVAIYTRGELAPAGSGKHLPALTKPDEFAALLKDMATFTAASELTLMAMNLLPYVFVRSIDLRSMRWDEIDWAHKLWVFSPTKGEGREDMVSSLVVPLADQVITRLRDIQKITGDKPYVFASIRSSSNAYMSKATLVQAFHRLGYKGKHCTHGFRAAAKTLLMEQPELRYSDIVTELQLGHRIKDTHGGAYNRLDEISTRTQMMQHWADYIDSLRSR from the coding sequence ATGGTTATTCATAATAGACGGGATATTAATAGACTTGAGTGCCGTGACAAAGATTATTTGGTCGCAGTCGCTGGCGTACCCGAACTTAGTGTACGTATCTATCCCAATGGCAAAAAAGAATTTTATCTGCGTTACACCCATCCACATCAGCCCAATAAACGTCCGCGTATGACGTTGGGTTCTGTGGAAGATATCAGCCTGCATGAGGCAAGAACCAAAGCTGAGTCTATATTGGATATGGTGCGAAATGGCACCGACCCTAAAGCCATACGTCAGCAAAAGCAGGTGAATAAATATGCGCATCTAAAAAACGCCACGTTTGCTGAGATTGCTGCAGCTTGGCGTGATAATAAAATCAATAGCCGCCGTCAACGCAAATCTGGTAAGCGTGCCTTTAGTGAGTCTACCCTAAAGTTTTGGGATTTGTGCTTGGGTTATATGTGCGCCGAGATTGGTAACTTGAGGATGTATGACATCACCAGTGAAACCATCTTGAATGTTTGTGAGTCTATTCAAAATAACGATAATGAAGCTGCCTTTGTGGGTGCCAGTACCCGTTTATATACCGAAAAGGTGTTTTCATTCGCCGTGGCTCGTGGGTTATGTGACACCAATGTCGCCATTTATACCCGTGGAGAGCTGGCACCAGCGGGCTCAGGAAAACACTTGCCAGCACTGACCAAACCCGATGAGTTTGCCGCTTTATTGAAGGACATGGCGACGTTTACTGCAGCAAGTGAGCTGACGTTAATGGCAATGAACTTATTGCCTTATGTCTTTGTGCGCAGTATTGATTTACGCTCTATGCGCTGGGATGAGATTGATTGGGCGCATAAGCTCTGGGTTTTTTCACCAACCAAAGGCGAAGGGCGTGAAGATATGGTCTCAAGTTTGGTGGTGCCTTTAGCAGATCAGGTGATTACTCGCCTGCGTGACATCCAAAAAATAACCGGTGACAAGCCTTATGTGTTCGCCTCGATACGCAGCTCAAGCAATGCTTATATGAGTAAGGCCACTTTGGTTCAGGCATTTCACCGGCTGGGTTACAAGGGAAAACATTGTACGCATGGATTTCGAGCCGCCGCCAAGACACTGCTTATGGAGCAGCCCGAGCTTCGCTATTCAGACATTGTCACTGAGCTACAGCTCGGCCACAGGATCAAGGATACCCATGGCGGAGCGTACAACCGATTGGATGAAATAAGCACACGTACTCAAATGATGCAGCACTGGGCTGACTATATTGATAGTCTGCGCAGCCGTTAA
- a CDS encoding PepSY domain-containing protein, which produces MIKLKTLATGFTAIFLSVAVVGCASTPLDTRGMHYPNGTYDKKGHNTHKQNKKHQNKKYNKSEYNQGNAERLATRKLNAMGYQVQKVDYKQKQGIVKTTAYRGGKKYKIDLAYPSMNVVKMKKD; this is translated from the coding sequence ATGATAAAACTTAAAACATTGGCCACAGGATTTACTGCTATATTTTTGAGTGTAGCTGTTGTGGGCTGTGCATCGACACCTCTGGATACTCGAGGGATGCACTATCCTAATGGTACCTATGATAAAAAAGGGCATAATACCCATAAGCAGAACAAAAAGCATCAAAACAAAAAATATAACAAGAGCGAGTACAACCAAGGTAATGCCGAACGACTGGCCACACGTAAGCTAAATGCAATGGGTTACCAAGTACAAAAAGTCGACTATAAACAAAAGCAAGGCATTGTCAAAACCACCGCTTATCGAGGTGGCAAAAAATACAAGATTGACTTAGCTTATCCCAGCATGAATGTGGTAAAAATGAAAAAAGACTAG
- a CDS encoding DUF779 domain-containing protein translates to MKVDATPACIELIELLKSKHGELMFHQSGGCCDGSSPMCYPLGEFKTGGQDVLVGEIGGCPFYMGKAQFELWQHTDLTIDVVAGRGASFSLEIPEGKRFIVRSEICQIQS, encoded by the coding sequence ATGAAAGTTGATGCCACGCCAGCCTGCATTGAGCTCATTGAGTTATTAAAATCTAAGCATGGCGAGCTGATGTTCCACCAATCTGGCGGCTGCTGTGATGGCAGCTCACCTATGTGTTATCCGCTTGGCGAGTTTAAGACAGGAGGGCAGGATGTGCTGGTAGGCGAGATTGGCGGCTGTCCTTTTTATATGGGCAAGGCTCAGTTTGAACTATGGCAGCATACTGACTTAACGATAGATGTTGTGGCCGGACGCGGTGCTAGCTTCTCGCTTGAGATACCTGAGGGCAAGCGCTTTATTGTGCGCTCTGAGATTTGTCAGATTCAAAGTTAA